From one Sus scrofa isolate TJ Tabasco breed Duroc chromosome 9, Sscrofa11.1, whole genome shotgun sequence genomic stretch:
- the RD3 gene encoding protein RD3 — protein MSLTPWLRWHAAPPRLSSRSPAEMVLETLMVELAGQMREAERQQWERSKAVRKICTGVDYSWLASAPRPAYDLSPGERLQLEDVCAKIHPSYCGPAILRFRQLMAEREPEVQEGSRLFRSVLQEVLERMKQEEAAHKLTRQWSLRPRGGLAPFKGRARIAPFASDIRTISEDVERDAPPPSRTWSMPEFRARKED, from the exons ATGTCCCTCACCCCGTGGCTCCGGTGGCACGCGGCCCCACCTCGGCTGTCATCGCGGAGTCCTGCCGAGATGGTGCTGGAGACGCTCATGGTGGAGCTGGCAGGGCAGATGCGAGAGGCCGAGAGGCAGCAGTGGGAGCGCAGCAAGGCGGTCCGGAAGATCTGCACCGGGGTGGACTACAGCTGGCTGGCCAGCGCGCCCCGGCCCGCCTACGACCTCAGCCCTGGGGAGAGGCTGCAACTGGAGGACGTCTGCGCCAAGATCCACCCATCCTACTGTGGGCCCGCCATCCTCAG GTTCCGGCAGCTGATGGCGGAGCGGGAGCCGGAGGTGCAGGAGGGGTCGCGGCTCTTCCGCTCGGTGCTGCAGGAAGTCCTGGAGAGGATGAAGCAGGAGGAGGCGGCGCACAAGCTGACGCGCCAGTGGAGCCTGCGGCCCCGCGGCGGCCTGGCCCCCTTCAAGGGCCGCGCGCGCATCGCCCCGTTCGCCAGTGACATCCGCACCATCTCCGAGGACGTGGAGCGCGACGCGCCGCCGCCGTCCCGGACCTGGAGCATGCCCGAGTTCCGGGCGCGAAAAGAGGACTGA